A single genomic interval of Penicillium psychrofluorescens genome assembly, chromosome: 2 harbors:
- a CDS encoding uncharacterized protein (ID:PFLUO_003218-T1.cds;~source:funannotate): MPTPFTYRAKAQSTFKPPLIANENAYLGDVFSSDKNNVDKPISCGFYRLEKGTPLIYEYHYDEMKIIVEGQFQISDETGQTVTAGPGDVFYFPKGSKITFTTEDYGLAFYTGQRAEGQA, translated from the exons ATGCCAACCCCATTCACCTACCGCGCCAAAGCGCAGTCCACCTTCAAGCCACCTCTCATTGCCAACGAAAATGCGTATCTGGGCGACGTCTTCTCGAG TGACAAGAACAATGTCGACAAACCCATCTCCTGCGGCTTCTACCGGCTGGAAAAAGGTACTCCGCTCATCTACGAGTACCACTacgacgagatgaagatcatcgtcgaagGCCAGTTCCAGATCTCGGACGAGACCGGCCAAACAGTCACGGCCGGGCCCGGGGATGTGTTTTATTTCCCCAAGGGATCCAAGATTACCTTTACGACGGAGGACTATGGGCTGGCATTCTAT ACCGGACAGCGCGCCGAGGGTCAGGCGTGA